A single Thermaerobacter sp. FW80 DNA region contains:
- a CDS encoding MFS transporter, translating into MTVRRAAEAGTGGSPGLLLAAVAFGALLNPLNSSMIAVALPAIARDFQVPLGRLTWVIAAFYLASAVGQPVMGKVADLAGRRRVFFAGLALVALASAAAPLAPTLGALVAARVLQALGSSTVPQNIGIDCIRL; encoded by the coding sequence ATGACGGTTCGCCGGGCGGCCGAGGCTGGAACCGGCGGCAGCCCCGGGCTCCTCCTCGCCGCCGTGGCCTTCGGCGCCCTCCTCAATCCCCTGAACTCCTCCATGATCGCCGTGGCCCTCCCCGCCATCGCCCGGGACTTCCAGGTCCCCCTCGGCCGGCTGACGTGGGTGATCGCCGCCTTCTATCTGGCCAGCGCCGTCGGCCAGCCGGTGATGGGCAAGGTGGCCGACTTGGCCGGCCGCCGGCGGGTCTTCTTCGCCGGGCTCGCGCTGGTGGCCCTCGCCTCGGCCGCAGCGCCCCTGGCGCCGACCCTGGGCGCGCTGGTGGCGGCGCGGGTGCTGCAGGCGCTGGGAAGCTCGACCGTTCCTCAAAACATAGGCATTGATTGCATCCGCCTATGA
- a CDS encoding IS200/IS605 family accessory protein TnpB-related protein, which translates to MIGPMQATFQTKIHDRSVYPALDALAALYGRLLRRLFVDLYVRKRPLVECKRESIARDGITARYFNALATELKAKVKAAEEAHRHHLAHLRGQIQSTERAIAKLHKQAKALASGKGRWATLAPQERAARRRRVRFRLHQKKRRLAMLRARLEAAEARTGSPPICFGSRRLFHRQFHLEANGFASHDAWRKAWRDARSQSFFCLGSKDERSGNQTCSLLGDRLRLRLPNALAGRFGRHVWLQGVRFPYGQDVILAALASGQAISYRFVRKNGAWYVFATTERPAAPITTSRRAGALGADLNPDRLAVAEVDRFGNPVAARDIRLPLQGKRREQVKAILGDAVADLVAWAKGAGKPIVVEHLDFREKKTRLREKDKRYARKLSAFAYGKFSALLMARAAREGVEVLRVNPAFTSVIGKVKFMARYGLSPYAAAAVAIARRGLGLGERLRSGTARPLPARNRGRHVWSDWRRIAPSVRGQRAHRLYQRSSEDAPGRGEPRSTRAPAASRPHGPGCDGLAWGPGCDPPARIVGSTVRPAS; encoded by the coding sequence GATCGGGCCGATGCAGGCGACCTTCCAGACGAAGATCCATGACCGGTCGGTTTACCCGGCCCTGGACGCCCTCGCCGCCCTGTACGGTCGCCTGCTGCGCCGGTTGTTCGTCGATCTCTACGTGCGGAAGCGTCCCCTTGTCGAGTGCAAGCGGGAGTCCATTGCCCGCGACGGCATCACAGCCCGCTACTTCAACGCGCTGGCCACCGAACTGAAGGCCAAGGTGAAGGCGGCGGAAGAAGCCCATCGGCACCATCTGGCGCATCTGCGCGGGCAGATCCAATCCACCGAACGAGCGATCGCCAAGCTCCACAAGCAGGCGAAAGCCTTGGCCTCGGGCAAGGGGCGCTGGGCGACCCTTGCCCCCCAAGAGCGGGCGGCGCGCCGGCGCCGGGTCCGGTTTCGGCTGCACCAGAAGAAGCGGCGGCTGGCGATGCTGCGCGCCCGCCTGGAAGCGGCGGAAGCGCGGACGGGATCGCCGCCGATTTGCTTTGGCTCGCGGCGTTTGTTCCACCGGCAGTTCCACCTGGAGGCGAATGGGTTCGCTTCCCACGACGCATGGCGCAAGGCATGGCGCGATGCCCGCAGCCAAAGCTTCTTCTGCCTCGGCTCCAAAGACGAGAGGAGCGGCAACCAGACGTGTTCGCTCTTGGGCGACCGCTTACGCCTTCGGTTGCCCAACGCCCTGGCCGGCCGCTTCGGGCGGCATGTTTGGCTGCAGGGCGTCCGTTTCCCCTATGGGCAGGATGTCATCCTGGCGGCCCTCGCGTCCGGGCAAGCGATTTCCTACCGCTTTGTCCGGAAGAACGGCGCCTGGTACGTCTTCGCCACCACCGAACGGCCCGCGGCCCCGATCACGACATCGCGGAGGGCGGGCGCCCTTGGCGCCGATCTGAACCCCGACCGGCTGGCCGTGGCGGAGGTCGACCGCTTCGGCAACCCGGTGGCGGCGCGCGACATCCGACTTCCGCTCCAAGGCAAGCGCCGGGAGCAGGTGAAGGCCATCCTGGGCGATGCGGTGGCGGACCTGGTGGCATGGGCCAAGGGCGCCGGCAAGCCCATCGTGGTGGAGCACCTGGACTTCCGGGAGAAGAAGACCCGTCTTCGAGAAAAGGACAAGCGATACGCCCGGAAGTTGTCCGCGTTTGCTTACGGCAAATTTTCCGCCCTGCTCATGGCCCGGGCCGCCCGGGAAGGCGTGGAGGTGCTCCGCGTCAACCCGGCCTTCACCAGCGTGATCGGCAAGGTCAAGTTCATGGCCCGGTACGGGCTGTCGCCCTACGCGGCCGCGGCGGTGGCGATCGCCCGCCGGGGCCTGGGTTTGGGCGAGCGCTTGCGCTCCGGAACCGCCCGCCCTCTACCCGCGAGGAATCGAGGGCGGCACGTCTGGAGCGATTGGCGGCGCATCGCCCCGTCGGTGCGCGGCCAGCGGGCGCACCGGCTCTATCAGCGGTCCTCCGAGGACGCCCCAGGTCGGGGGGAACCCCGATCCACCCGGGCACCGGCGGCCTCAAGGCCCCACGGCCCCGGGTGCGATGGTCTGGCTTGGGGTCCGGGGTGCGATCCCCCGGCGCGAATCGTCGGGAGCACCGTTCGCCCGGCGTCATAG